Proteins from a genomic interval of Paenibacillus lentus:
- the nadE gene encoding ammonia-dependent NAD(+) synthetase yields the protein MSLQQEIIERLGVKSSINVDEEIEQRVRFLKENVKSSRATGLLIAISGGLDSAVAAGLCKRATDELTEETGKEYITLGVFQPYGDQEDIGDSYETAKVFGLTHTLETSIEDTVDEIALEVEHAMKSLGQFRHLSIPGKGNVKARARMVMQYALSFELNLLVVGTDHASESIAGFYTKWGDGAADLMPLSSLNKRQIQHIAAALGVPESIINKAPTAGLWAGQNDELELGVSYEDNSDYLEGKSVDPAIQKRLESHYLKTEHKRNPIPRK from the coding sequence ATGAGCTTGCAGCAGGAGATCATTGAACGGCTGGGCGTCAAGTCGAGCATTAATGTCGATGAGGAAATTGAGCAGCGCGTCCGTTTTCTAAAGGAAAATGTAAAGAGCTCACGAGCCACGGGGTTATTGATTGCGATTAGTGGCGGATTGGACAGCGCTGTAGCCGCCGGGCTCTGCAAACGGGCAACAGATGAACTGACCGAGGAAACGGGCAAGGAATATATAACCTTAGGCGTGTTCCAGCCCTATGGCGATCAGGAGGATATAGGAGATAGCTATGAGACTGCAAAGGTTTTTGGGCTGACGCATACGCTGGAGACGAGTATCGAGGATACGGTAGATGAAATAGCTCTAGAAGTAGAGCATGCAATGAAGAGCTTAGGCCAATTCAGACATCTGAGCATACCTGGCAAAGGGAACGTGAAGGCTAGAGCCCGAATGGTTATGCAGTATGCCCTGTCCTTTGAGCTCAACCTGCTCGTCGTCGGAACCGATCATGCATCAGAGTCCATTGCCGGATTTTATACCAAATGGGGAGATGGGGCTGCGGATCTCATGCCTCTAAGTTCGCTCAACAAACGCCAAATCCAGCACATAGCAGCTGCGCTTGGCGTACCGGAGAGCATCATTAACAAAGCACCGACCGCGGGACTGTGGGCAGGACAGAATGATGAATTAGAACTGGGCGTCAGTTATGAAGACAATAGCGATTATTTGGAGGGTAAGTCGGTTGACCCTGCCATCCAGAAGCGCCTGGAGTCTCATTATTTGAAAACAGAGCATAAACGCAATCCAATTCCACGCAAATAA
- a CDS encoding BrxA/BrxB family bacilliredoxin, producing MSMSFDQYMRDMVQPMRDELTTLGIQELRTPEDVESKLPAAKGTALVVVNSVCGCAAGQCRPGVAKALQHDLTPDHLYTVFAGQDKEATAKAREYFAPYPPSSPSIALLKDGELVHFIERHQIEDRSAEEIAADLTSAFDRFCR from the coding sequence GTGTCCATGTCATTTGATCAATATATGCGCGATATGGTTCAGCCTATGAGAGATGAACTAACAACACTAGGGATTCAGGAATTAAGAACGCCAGAGGATGTAGAGAGCAAGCTGCCAGCGGCGAAAGGAACTGCGCTCGTTGTCGTGAACTCGGTATGCGGTTGCGCAGCGGGACAATGTCGTCCAGGCGTTGCCAAAGCGCTGCAGCATGATTTGACGCCGGATCACCTCTATACGGTGTTCGCCGGACAAGATAAAGAAGCGACGGCTAAGGCTCGCGAATATTTTGCGCCGTATCCGCCTTCGTCCCCCTCGATCGCTTTGCTGAAGGACGGCGAGCTGGTTCATTTCATCGAGCGACATCAAATTGAGGATCGTTCCGCGGAGGAGATTGCGGCTGATTTAACGAGCGCATTCGACCGTTTCTGCCGCTAA
- a CDS encoding ABC transporter ATP-binding protein, with translation MDILLEVDISDSGYEFGDPKVKDVSLAIRPGKLTGLIGANGAGKSTVLKTILGIMPYAEASIRFKAGYEQYAYIPEHPVFYENLTLWEHLDLAAAVYGMGQHELELEGERLLDRFRMTEARHHLPGGFSKGMRQKMMLMIGFLSRPDIYIVDEPFIGLDPRAIKDFLSLLEEERQRGAGILMSTHVLDTAERICDDFVLISQGRIAAQGTLEEIRSTAAMPEASLFDCFDRLAD, from the coding sequence ATGGATATCCTACTTGAAGTAGACATCAGCGATTCGGGATATGAATTCGGAGATCCTAAGGTTAAGGACGTATCCCTTGCGATCCGCCCCGGTAAACTTACGGGGTTAATCGGAGCGAACGGGGCAGGAAAGAGTACGGTGCTCAAGACCATTCTAGGCATTATGCCGTATGCGGAAGCATCCATCCGTTTTAAAGCCGGTTACGAGCAATATGCTTATATCCCGGAACACCCGGTATTTTATGAGAATTTGACCTTGTGGGAGCATCTGGATTTGGCAGCCGCAGTGTACGGTATGGGGCAGCATGAGTTGGAGCTGGAAGGCGAGCGCTTGCTAGACAGATTTAGAATGACTGAGGCTCGTCATCACCTGCCGGGGGGATTCTCTAAAGGCATGCGGCAAAAAATGATGCTGATGATCGGTTTCCTGAGCCGTCCTGATATTTATATCGTCGATGAGCCGTTTATCGGCCTTGATCCTCGTGCGATCAAGGATTTTCTCAGCCTGCTGGAGGAGGAACGGCAGCGTGGGGCGGGAATTCTCATGTCAACGCATGTGCTCGATACGGCGGAGCGGATTTGCGATGATTTTGTTCTCATTTCGCAGGGAAGGATCGCTGCACAGGGAACGTTAGAGGAAATACGCTCCACAGCAGCCATGCCGGAGGCTTCGTTGTTTGATTGCTTTGATAGGCTAGCTGATTAA
- a CDS encoding YIP1 family protein, with amino-acid sequence MKNLLTIFTSPRETFERVRDKKVAWILPMILALILGFVTTTLQMPYLMELSRESLLKTGGLSPEQVEQAVGFTPIMSYGTLILGTILMIFFVALLLVLLNLIMRGEGKYLQFANVAAYASLPAVIGGLLTTVLLLAMDARSLTDVTISLAALMPEKTGTMYRALLLINPFTIWGLYLYIVGAGIMMKRPLKKVAVWIVAVWLIYSFITVLSVPAV; translated from the coding sequence TTGAAAAATTTGCTGACCATATTTACTTCACCAAGGGAGACTTTCGAAAGAGTAAGAGACAAGAAGGTAGCTTGGATTTTACCCATGATTTTAGCGCTTATCCTTGGTTTTGTTACTACTACTTTACAGATGCCTTATTTGATGGAACTCAGCAGAGAATCCTTGCTGAAGACCGGGGGCTTGAGTCCGGAGCAGGTTGAACAGGCTGTTGGCTTTACTCCTATCATGAGTTATGGCACCCTCATCCTCGGTACTATCCTCATGATCTTTTTTGTTGCACTTTTACTAGTTTTACTGAATCTGATCATGCGTGGTGAAGGTAAATACCTCCAATTTGCCAACGTAGCCGCTTATGCGAGCTTGCCGGCCGTCATCGGAGGATTACTGACGACTGTTCTGCTACTTGCAATGGACGCTAGGTCTTTGACTGATGTTACAATTAGTCTCGCGGCGTTAATGCCGGAGAAGACGGGAACGATGTACCGCGCGCTCTTGCTAATTAATCCGTTTACAATTTGGGGGCTTTATCTGTATATAGTTGGAGCGGGCATAATGATGAAACGTCCATTGAAGAAGGTTGCGGTTTGGATTGTGGCGGTTTGGCTAATTTATTCTTTTATTACAGTTCTGTCAGTTCCAGCAGTCTGA
- a CDS encoding NAD(P)/FAD-dependent oxidoreductase: MKNYDVIVIGGGPSGLMASIAAAEQGAAVALLDKGDKLGRKLGISGGGRCNVTNAKEIDELIKYIPGGGRFLHSAFALFSNRDIIAFFEGLGIALKEEDNGRMFPVSDKAKTVVNALIGKAKSLGVTLLVHHAVQEVIYNQDQVAGVKLSSGEIYKAPAVVVATGGKSVPHTGSTGDGYPWAEAAGHTITELYPTETPIISKEPFITSRELQGLSLRNVKLSLLDPKGKTVVAHQGDMIFTHFGLSGPIALRCSGFIRGVKKKHNISLVTMSIDLFPDKKAGGLENDMRQLAAAEPKKALKNVFKGTLPERLLPLLFQRANLPGETTYEHLPKEPWLAWVQFLKNFTFQVSGTRPFEEAFVTGGGVHLKEINPKTMESKLMPGLFFCGEVLDVHGYTGGYNITAAFATGYTAGYHAGQGK; encoded by the coding sequence ATGAAAAATTACGATGTGATCGTGATCGGTGGGGGCCCCTCGGGATTGATGGCCTCCATAGCTGCTGCGGAGCAAGGTGCAGCCGTTGCTCTTCTGGACAAGGGAGACAAGCTGGGGCGCAAGCTCGGAATTTCCGGCGGCGGGCGCTGTAACGTAACGAATGCGAAGGAAATTGACGAGCTGATCAAGTATATCCCCGGAGGAGGGCGATTTCTGCACAGCGCCTTTGCTCTTTTCAGCAATCGAGATATTATTGCTTTTTTCGAGGGGCTGGGCATCGCGCTTAAGGAAGAGGATAACGGGAGAATGTTCCCCGTGTCTGACAAAGCGAAAACCGTGGTCAACGCTTTAATCGGCAAGGCCAAGTCTCTTGGCGTTACACTTCTTGTGCATCATGCCGTTCAAGAAGTTATCTATAACCAGGATCAGGTTGCAGGCGTGAAGCTGTCCTCCGGTGAAATTTACAAAGCCCCTGCGGTCGTTGTCGCTACCGGGGGCAAGTCGGTTCCGCACACCGGTTCTACCGGAGATGGCTACCCCTGGGCCGAGGCGGCAGGTCATACGATTACAGAACTATATCCGACGGAGACGCCAATCATTTCCAAAGAGCCCTTTATTACAAGCCGAGAGCTCCAGGGTCTGTCACTTCGAAATGTGAAGCTCTCGCTTCTAGATCCGAAAGGAAAGACTGTCGTAGCTCACCAAGGGGATATGATCTTCACTCATTTTGGCTTATCTGGCCCGATTGCCCTTCGATGCAGCGGATTTATCCGCGGCGTTAAAAAGAAGCACAATATATCCCTGGTCACGATGTCCATTGATCTGTTTCCTGATAAGAAGGCGGGCGGCCTTGAGAATGATATGCGCCAGCTGGCTGCGGCCGAGCCGAAAAAGGCGCTTAAAAATGTATTCAAAGGGACTCTGCCGGAGCGCTTGCTCCCCTTGCTGTTCCAGCGGGCGAACCTTCCCGGAGAGACAACCTACGAGCACTTGCCGAAGGAGCCCTGGCTCGCCTGGGTTCAATTCCTCAAGAATTTCACGTTCCAGGTCAGCGGGACGCGTCCTTTCGAAGAAGCTTTTGTTACAGGAGGCGGGGTGCACCTGAAGGAGATTAATCCGAAGACGATGGAATCCAAGCTCATGCCCGGCTTATTCTTTTGCGGAGAAGTGCTGGATGTGCATGGATATACGGGAGGCTATAACATTACGGCGGCCTTCGCGACCGGCTACACTGCAGGCTACCACGCAGGACAAGGAAAGTGA
- a CDS encoding ABC transporter permease, translating to MARTKEPENVIHRHFMRRWKDHIGKQYGIFRSVVDSVVLLYIGIPAMLIFGRSYYVLWEEELPGWLMELPYAVIPLLLYFLIHLGGGLTTYQENADVLFMHRNEQWNRGIVLRGILVSLVTQALIWGLIILILLPILLRVYTMTGVEIGLLYVIVAGIKAVAMLSENLIGIYTARWRKVLYQSLVQLVLGGVFIVWAFILHPNRSLTVAIVLLLLTTVVWLVRLRTHTVGLFEAEIRMEEYQKTRLTGLVLSGATSSPRKARSRPWLFRRSNQLLRSRQPESRLAEAMMKSFFRGRDLVMYLQFIAVGIAAVAAPPFPVNVVVFTLLMVLLYYWLNGFRKHFLERDLLAILPISPELKHNSVVPSNRLLLQPGVVFISAGLGVSLFEAIGGVALGVPAAVVLYVPYIAKMLLR from the coding sequence ATGGCGAGAACAAAAGAGCCTGAAAATGTAATCCATCGTCATTTCATGAGAAGGTGGAAGGATCACATAGGCAAGCAATATGGCATCTTTCGATCGGTAGTGGATTCTGTAGTGCTGCTCTACATTGGTATTCCAGCCATGTTGATATTCGGACGAAGCTATTATGTCTTGTGGGAGGAGGAACTGCCTGGCTGGCTTATGGAGCTTCCCTACGCAGTCATCCCCCTATTGTTATATTTCCTTATTCATCTTGGGGGCGGCTTAACGACCTACCAGGAGAATGCGGATGTTTTGTTTATGCACCGGAACGAGCAGTGGAACAGGGGGATCGTATTGCGCGGCATCTTGGTTAGCCTGGTGACTCAGGCACTCATATGGGGGCTGATAATCCTCATTCTTTTACCGATACTTCTCCGGGTATATACAATGACAGGAGTAGAAATAGGGCTTCTGTATGTGATAGTGGCAGGAATCAAGGCGGTGGCGATGCTGAGTGAGAATTTGATAGGCATATACACAGCACGGTGGAGAAAAGTGCTGTACCAGTCGCTGGTTCAGCTTGTCCTAGGAGGAGTTTTTATCGTTTGGGCCTTCATACTGCATCCAAATCGAAGCCTTACCGTGGCTATTGTATTGCTCCTGCTGACAACTGTGGTCTGGCTGGTTCGCTTACGAACGCATACAGTCGGGTTATTCGAGGCAGAGATTCGTATGGAGGAATATCAAAAGACACGGCTTACGGGATTGGTGCTCTCGGGAGCTACTAGCAGCCCCCGGAAGGCGAGATCGCGTCCGTGGCTTTTCCGCCGTTCGAATCAGCTTCTCCGATCCCGCCAGCCTGAGAGTAGACTTGCCGAAGCGATGATGAAATCATTCTTTCGAGGGCGCGATCTTGTCATGTATTTGCAATTCATAGCAGTGGGAATAGCTGCAGTGGCAGCTCCGCCCTTTCCGGTGAATGTTGTAGTATTCACTCTACTGATGGTTTTGCTGTATTACTGGTTAAATGGTTTTCGCAAGCATTTCTTGGAAAGGGATCTCCTGGCCATACTGCCGATAAGTCCTGAATTGAAGCACAACTCGGTCGTACCTTCCAATCGGTTGTTGTTGCAGCCTGGAGTTGTATTCATCAGCGCCGGACTAGGCGTTTCTCTATTTGAGGCCATTGGGGGCGTAGCATTGGGAGTTCCTGCCGCCGTTGTGCTATACGTGCCTTACATTGCGAAAATGCTTTTGCGCTAG
- a CDS encoding ATP-binding protein, which yields MDAIKEIVIQLFVASLPAFLFPILYEKWSGFGRRPANVEPKSPYSLGMAAICAASMLLCALFSQTYSDIIPLEFGIMPLFVLMLYSRLRLSIVMGVFRMALFPLYAVNYTITGWLLETGLLLFPFILWSAGRFRERKQQDRTVILFLWLAIGQIMVTASPLLTVNLQQAHVPALIVVSTVHLASAAIVSSLYSYYMASSLEKERQNKHVMQLTNQYFSEADKLQQIMDAAPLNIILIDQQRCILSVNDTFLQLYRNDHPSATRGSLIGQKLGGECGGFDIGLIALRVEKALQEGTKTTELLQIEDKVYFTSMSPIIQGLTDEVIAAVIIVQDITELETLRMELNHVERLSLVGQMAAGITHEIRNPMAVVRGFLQLMREKSANDLDHYYRIVMEELDRANSIISDFLALAQNRVVTKELCSLHHIIEELKPLLWAEANLRGQSIEVKLDERVPLLYLNVKEIKQLILNLARNGMEAMGEKGLLTLMTSYDEDGIKLCVIDSGPGLSEVQQQKLFAPFYTTKAKGTGLGLPLCLSIMERHGGNITVRSEEGVGTTFTCVFSVDPSSPHGNSG from the coding sequence TTGGATGCAATAAAAGAGATTGTAATTCAGCTTTTTGTTGCTAGTTTGCCAGCATTTCTGTTTCCGATATTATACGAAAAGTGGAGCGGTTTTGGACGGAGGCCGGCTAATGTTGAACCAAAATCACCCTATTCATTGGGAATGGCGGCTATTTGTGCTGCTAGTATGCTTCTTTGTGCTTTATTCTCTCAAACGTACTCGGATATTATTCCGCTAGAATTCGGGATTATGCCCTTATTTGTACTAATGCTATACAGCAGATTACGGTTGAGTATCGTCATGGGCGTCTTTCGGATGGCCTTGTTTCCCCTTTATGCCGTAAACTACACCATTACAGGCTGGCTGCTAGAAACCGGATTGTTATTGTTTCCATTTATCCTGTGGTCTGCCGGACGGTTTAGAGAGAGGAAACAACAAGACAGAACTGTAATCCTCTTTCTCTGGTTGGCCATCGGGCAAATAATGGTCACGGCTTCCCCGTTATTGACAGTCAATCTACAGCAGGCTCATGTCCCTGCTCTCATCGTGGTCTCCACGGTACATTTAGCCTCCGCTGCTATCGTAAGCAGCTTGTACAGTTATTATATGGCGAGCTCGTTGGAGAAAGAGCGTCAGAATAAGCATGTGATGCAGCTAACGAATCAATATTTTAGCGAAGCCGACAAGTTACAGCAAATTATGGATGCCGCACCGTTGAATATCATTTTAATCGATCAACAGCGTTGTATTCTGTCGGTGAACGACACATTCCTTCAATTATACCGAAATGATCATCCCTCTGCGACCAGGGGAAGTTTGATCGGACAGAAGCTGGGTGGTGAGTGCGGCGGTTTTGATATTGGACTGATTGCTTTGCGTGTCGAGAAGGCGTTGCAGGAGGGAACAAAAACGACGGAGCTGCTGCAAATTGAGGATAAAGTGTATTTTACAAGCATGTCCCCTATCATTCAAGGGCTGACCGATGAAGTGATCGCAGCTGTCATTATCGTACAAGACATCACTGAACTTGAGACACTGCGGATGGAATTGAACCATGTGGAGCGGCTCAGCCTTGTCGGGCAAATGGCGGCCGGAATAACACACGAAATTCGCAATCCGATGGCGGTGGTAAGAGGCTTCCTGCAGTTGATGCGGGAGAAGAGCGCAAATGACCTGGACCATTATTACCGGATTGTAATGGAGGAGCTTGATCGAGCAAACAGTATTATCAGTGATTTCCTGGCCCTGGCGCAGAATCGGGTCGTGACCAAGGAGCTATGTAGTTTGCACCATATTATTGAAGAGCTGAAGCCGCTTCTTTGGGCAGAGGCCAATTTGCGAGGACAGAGCATTGAGGTCAAGCTGGATGAGCGTGTTCCCCTGTTGTATTTGAACGTAAAAGAAATTAAGCAGCTGATTCTGAACTTAGCTAGAAACGGTATGGAGGCGATGGGAGAGAAGGGGCTGCTCACGTTAATGACGAGCTACGACGAAGATGGAATCAAGCTGTGCGTGATTGATTCAGGGCCAGGCCTATCGGAAGTGCAGCAGCAGAAGCTGTTTGCTCCATTTTACACGACAAAGGCAAAGGGTACCGGACTAGGTCTTCCGTTATGTCTTAGTATTATGGAACGTCATGGCGGTAATATTACCGTAAGGTCTGAGGAAGGAGTCGGTACGACATTTACTTGCGTCTTCTCGGTTGACCCAAGCTCCCCGCATGGGAACAGCGGATGA